In Cicer arietinum cultivar CDC Frontier isolate Library 1 chromosome 1, Cicar.CDCFrontier_v2.0, whole genome shotgun sequence, one DNA window encodes the following:
- the LOC101504963 gene encoding uncharacterized protein isoform X1, with protein MEDDTRMAKEQEDNQSRNNCMNGRSSSKKSKQKKVPQRGLGVAQLEKILEEQHMKDGVVNLPSQNSISSSSTSISSPTISSFLPLPINNFNHSTSSSSTSISNYLPLPVNNFNPMNQNSSTTLLPCVPSLGEFRSSMSLQQHMDGKVPSTVSLNKNNGVFEAGNWSNVPVPKLWNTHHELDFEKENFGIEKGLPFLPSLPFESNPIWPVPNWVQRTPQFHHQPSPQVVNNSSGNSSTSVPHLSTEPPSNQNSSSNMLAARPTEKMMTDVKRSYPFSLEFSQAPALNYIMPPYAEISTNPRTSCESESGFHFDAANSTSRESQSCSASNSYPNSKKRNKGIKDLDGNFLTLATPSPISCPPSQLNSSKPLAFNNQECPELESPHQVKEKTEDQHPTPQGYRVFKQQKQPLYSFIPAAKETQIGQTTSRIQNGHEVGEIIDLNLKL; from the exons ATGGAAGATGACACAAGAATGGCTAAAGAGCAAGAAGATAATCAATCAAGAAATAATTGTATGAATGGTAGATCTTCTTCTAAGAAATCAAAACAGAAGAAGGTTCCTCAGAGAGGACTTGGTGTTGCACAGCTTGAAAAAATACTTGAAGAACAACACATGAAAGATGGTGTTGTGAATTTACCTTCACAAAATTCTATatcatcttcatcaacatcaATATCATCACCAACTATATCCTCTTTTTTGCCTCTTCCAATTAACAATTTTAATCACTCTacttcatcatcatcaacatcaaTATCCAATTATTTGCCTCTTCCAGTTAACAATTTTAATCCCATGAACCAAAATTCTTCAACAACCCTTTTGCCTTGTGTGCCATCATTAGGTGAGTTTAGATCTTCAATGTCACTTCAACAACATATGGATGGTAAAGTTCCTAGTACTGTttcattgaataaaaataatggtGTTTTTGAGGCTGGTAATTGGTCTAATGTTCCTGTTCCTAAGTTGTGGAACACTCATCATGAGTTGGATTTTGAGAAGGAAAATTTTGGAATTGAAAAAGGGTTACCCTTTCTTCCAAGTTTGCCTTTTGAATCTAATCCCATCTGGCCTGTGCCTAATTGGGTTCAAAGAACACCACAATTTCATCATCAACCTTCTCCACAAGTG GTGAATAACTCATCAGGAAATTCATCCACATCTGTGCCTCATTTGTCCACAGAGCCCCCTTCAAACCAAAATTCTAGTAGCAATATGCTTGCGGCGAGGCCGACGGAGAAg ATGATGACTGACGTGAAAAGGTCATACCCTTTCTCCCTGGAATTTTCACAAGCTCCTGCTTTGAATTATATAATGCCTCCCTATGCTGAAATAAGTACAAATCCAAGAACTTCATGTGAAAGTGAAAGTGGATTTCATTTTGATGCTGCCAATTCAACTTCAAG AGAATCTCAATCATGTTCAGCATCCAACTCTTATCCAAactcaaagaaaagaaataaaggGATTAAAGATTTGGATGGAAATTTCCTCACTTTGGCTACTCCATCTCCTATTTCATGTCCACCTTCACAGTTGAACTCTTCAAAGCCACTGGCATTTAACAACCAAGAATGCCCTGAATTGGAATCTCCTCATCAG GTAAAGGAAAAGACAGAAGATCAACACCCTACTCCACAAGGGTACAGAGTATTCAAACAACAAAAGCAACCTTTGTACAGCTTCATTCCAGCAGCAAAGGAGACACAAATTGGACAAACAACATCCAGAATTCAGAATGGTCATGAAGTTGGAGAAATTATTGATCTCAATTTGAagctataa
- the LOC101504963 gene encoding uncharacterized protein isoform X2: MAKEQEDNQSRNNCMNGRSSSKKSKQKKVPQRGLGVAQLEKILEEQHMKDGVVNLPSQNSISSSSTSISSPTISSFLPLPINNFNHSTSSSSTSISNYLPLPVNNFNPMNQNSSTTLLPCVPSLGEFRSSMSLQQHMDGKVPSTVSLNKNNGVFEAGNWSNVPVPKLWNTHHELDFEKENFGIEKGLPFLPSLPFESNPIWPVPNWVQRTPQFHHQPSPQVVNNSSGNSSTSVPHLSTEPPSNQNSSSNMLAARPTEKMMTDVKRSYPFSLEFSQAPALNYIMPPYAEISTNPRTSCESESGFHFDAANSTSRESQSCSASNSYPNSKKRNKGIKDLDGNFLTLATPSPISCPPSQLNSSKPLAFNNQECPELESPHQVKEKTEDQHPTPQGYRVFKQQKQPLYSFIPAAKETQIGQTTSRIQNGHEVGEIIDLNLKL, encoded by the exons ATGGCTAAAGAGCAAGAAGATAATCAATCAAGAAATAATTGTATGAATGGTAGATCTTCTTCTAAGAAATCAAAACAGAAGAAGGTTCCTCAGAGAGGACTTGGTGTTGCACAGCTTGAAAAAATACTTGAAGAACAACACATGAAAGATGGTGTTGTGAATTTACCTTCACAAAATTCTATatcatcttcatcaacatcaATATCATCACCAACTATATCCTCTTTTTTGCCTCTTCCAATTAACAATTTTAATCACTCTacttcatcatcatcaacatcaaTATCCAATTATTTGCCTCTTCCAGTTAACAATTTTAATCCCATGAACCAAAATTCTTCAACAACCCTTTTGCCTTGTGTGCCATCATTAGGTGAGTTTAGATCTTCAATGTCACTTCAACAACATATGGATGGTAAAGTTCCTAGTACTGTttcattgaataaaaataatggtGTTTTTGAGGCTGGTAATTGGTCTAATGTTCCTGTTCCTAAGTTGTGGAACACTCATCATGAGTTGGATTTTGAGAAGGAAAATTTTGGAATTGAAAAAGGGTTACCCTTTCTTCCAAGTTTGCCTTTTGAATCTAATCCCATCTGGCCTGTGCCTAATTGGGTTCAAAGAACACCACAATTTCATCATCAACCTTCTCCACAAGTG GTGAATAACTCATCAGGAAATTCATCCACATCTGTGCCTCATTTGTCCACAGAGCCCCCTTCAAACCAAAATTCTAGTAGCAATATGCTTGCGGCGAGGCCGACGGAGAAg ATGATGACTGACGTGAAAAGGTCATACCCTTTCTCCCTGGAATTTTCACAAGCTCCTGCTTTGAATTATATAATGCCTCCCTATGCTGAAATAAGTACAAATCCAAGAACTTCATGTGAAAGTGAAAGTGGATTTCATTTTGATGCTGCCAATTCAACTTCAAG AGAATCTCAATCATGTTCAGCATCCAACTCTTATCCAAactcaaagaaaagaaataaaggGATTAAAGATTTGGATGGAAATTTCCTCACTTTGGCTACTCCATCTCCTATTTCATGTCCACCTTCACAGTTGAACTCTTCAAAGCCACTGGCATTTAACAACCAAGAATGCCCTGAATTGGAATCTCCTCATCAG GTAAAGGAAAAGACAGAAGATCAACACCCTACTCCACAAGGGTACAGAGTATTCAAACAACAAAAGCAACCTTTGTACAGCTTCATTCCAGCAGCAAAGGAGACACAAATTGGACAAACAACATCCAGAATTCAGAATGGTCATGAAGTTGGAGAAATTATTGATCTCAATTTGAagctataa